A single region of the Methylocystis echinoides genome encodes:
- a CDS encoding D-2-hydroxyacid dehydrogenase, producing the protein MSHKIVFLDRETLDANVRIPNFPHEYTEYGQTAVDQIVERAKDADIIITNKVPLREPVLKQLPKLKLIAVAATGTDVIDKAYTTANGITVSNIRNYAYNTLPEHVFALIFALRRNLVNYVDSVRHGRWGYVNQFCYFDYPIYDIAGSTLGIVGYGALGKETEKRAQALGMKVLVNDLFDIPGKVDLPTILRESDVITLNIPLTPQTRNLIGAKELGMMKKSASIINTARGGIIDEEALADALRKGVIAGAALDVLTVEPPKNGNVLLDPTIPNLIITPHVAWASKEAMQVLSDQLIDNIDAFVAGDPRNVVTA; encoded by the coding sequence ATGTCGCACAAAATCGTCTTCCTGGACCGCGAAACGCTCGACGCCAATGTGCGCATCCCGAATTTCCCGCATGAATATACGGAATATGGGCAGACCGCGGTCGACCAGATCGTCGAGCGCGCGAAAGACGCCGACATCATCATCACCAACAAGGTGCCCCTGCGCGAGCCGGTGCTGAAGCAGCTTCCGAAGCTGAAGCTGATCGCCGTCGCCGCCACGGGCACGGATGTGATCGACAAGGCCTATACGACGGCCAACGGGATCACCGTCTCGAACATCCGCAACTACGCCTACAACACGCTGCCGGAGCACGTCTTCGCGCTCATCTTCGCGCTGCGCCGCAATCTGGTGAACTATGTCGACAGCGTGCGCCACGGCCGCTGGGGCTATGTCAACCAGTTCTGCTATTTCGACTATCCGATCTACGACATCGCCGGCTCGACGCTCGGCATCGTGGGCTATGGCGCGCTCGGCAAGGAAACCGAAAAGCGCGCGCAGGCGCTCGGCATGAAGGTGCTGGTCAACGATCTCTTCGACATCCCCGGCAAGGTCGATCTGCCGACGATCCTGCGCGAGTCGGACGTCATCACGCTGAACATTCCGCTGACGCCGCAGACGCGCAATCTGATCGGCGCGAAGGAACTCGGCATGATGAAGAAGAGCGCCAGCATCATCAACACGGCCCGCGGCGGCATCATCGACGAGGAAGCGCTCGCCGACGCGCTGCGCAAGGGCGTGATCGCCGGCGCGGCGCTCGACGTGCTCACCGTCGAGCCGCCGAAGAACGGCAACGTCCTGCTCGATCCGACCATCCCGAACCTAATCATCACGCCCCATGTCGCCTGGGCGTCGAAGGAAGCGATGCAGGTGCTGTCCGATCAGCTCATCGACAATATCGACGCCTTCGTCGCGGGTGATCCGCGTAATGTGGTGACGGCCTAG